A genomic segment from Prochlorothrix hollandica PCC 9006 = CALU 1027 encodes:
- a CDS encoding protein phosphatase 2C domain-containing protein, with protein sequence MNAAIAPDFLLHCPNPHCLQHNPGDREHCQACNTRLLRRFLRVVGSLDEPPQPNQLLAGRYRWLGNGDDRIVLDTQPGQPPALMEEVPDPLLPYLRLMPQRFAVPQIYGFPKAKDARIFFLEDVPIYAHTVGSTTTPAQGGEAGTLMPRLRDVWGGSHPQRQLGWLWQIASLWMPLQQHKVAASLLNPDFLRVDGPGVRLLELALKPNTPTLEQLGKSWEELLPTTHPHIRPFLQGLVDQLKNRELRDPHPLTQILEQALTLASQGRDCRITLTTQTDAGPSRQNNEDACFPPSQQQVMVSPGGQSLAVVCDGLGGHEGGEVASAMAVGIFNSQLSSHGPALESPFQAIQGAITKANDAISQRNNDEHRQERRRMGTTLVSALTLDTFTYIFHVGDSRAYWISPRGCRQLTVDDDLASRHVALGFGLYRSVLQSPTSGALVQALGMAASANLMANIQPFFVDEDGLMLLCSDGLSDNDLVDYLWDSLLLPVVTEGRDLQEACGQVVQMANTANGHDNVTVALVHYQITAPPLPPTADLLALLTSADIAPSEPLTEPMQGRGLGHEPENDEDTIHLRYDPAIDPPAPTQPSAVTTGLSAPPERSIRPSPVVIAWALMVVTIVAALVGSWLWSPSFNLNNNGTDSNPSPLTPTPEPSPGESLMNPNPELTPTGTPETGTLENPSEPVVPPN encoded by the coding sequence ATGAATGCTGCGATCGCCCCCGACTTCCTGCTGCACTGTCCTAATCCCCATTGTCTCCAGCATAACCCTGGCGATCGGGAACATTGTCAAGCCTGCAACACCCGGCTGCTGCGGCGCTTTTTACGGGTAGTGGGTTCCCTCGATGAACCGCCCCAGCCCAACCAATTACTGGCAGGTCGGTATCGTTGGTTGGGCAACGGGGACGATCGCATTGTCCTCGATACACAACCGGGGCAACCGCCAGCCTTAATGGAAGAGGTGCCCGATCCCCTGCTGCCTTACCTGCGCCTCATGCCCCAGCGCTTTGCTGTGCCCCAAATCTATGGGTTCCCCAAGGCCAAAGATGCTCGGATTTTCTTTCTGGAAGATGTCCCCATCTACGCCCATACCGTCGGTAGTACCACCACCCCGGCCCAAGGGGGAGAAGCCGGAACCTTAATGCCTCGCCTGCGGGATGTCTGGGGCGGTAGCCATCCCCAGCGCCAATTGGGATGGTTGTGGCAAATCGCCAGCCTGTGGATGCCACTCCAGCAGCATAAAGTCGCCGCTAGCCTCCTCAACCCAGACTTCCTGCGGGTCGATGGGCCTGGGGTGCGCCTACTGGAATTGGCCCTCAAGCCCAATACCCCCACCCTGGAACAACTGGGGAAGAGTTGGGAAGAACTGCTGCCCACGACCCATCCCCACATCCGTCCTTTCCTCCAAGGGCTGGTGGACCAACTCAAAAACCGAGAGCTGCGCGATCCCCACCCCTTAACCCAGATTTTAGAACAGGCTCTGACCCTGGCCAGCCAGGGGCGAGACTGCCGCATCACCCTCACAACCCAAACCGATGCGGGTCCCAGTCGCCAGAACAACGAAGATGCCTGTTTCCCCCCTAGCCAACAGCAGGTCATGGTCTCGCCGGGGGGTCAGTCCTTGGCGGTGGTGTGTGATGGCCTGGGGGGCCATGAAGGGGGAGAAGTGGCTTCAGCCATGGCGGTGGGCATCTTCAATAGCCAATTGTCGAGCCATGGGCCAGCCCTAGAGTCTCCCTTTCAGGCGATCCAGGGAGCCATCACCAAGGCCAATGATGCCATCAGTCAACGCAATAATGACGAGCATCGCCAGGAGCGACGACGCATGGGCACAACCCTAGTGTCCGCTCTGACCTTAGACACCTTCACCTATATTTTCCATGTGGGGGACAGCCGTGCCTATTGGATTAGCCCCCGAGGCTGTCGCCAACTGACGGTGGATGATGATTTAGCCTCCCGCCATGTGGCCTTGGGGTTTGGGCTGTATCGATCGGTGCTCCAAAGCCCCACCTCTGGAGCCTTGGTGCAAGCCTTGGGCATGGCAGCTTCGGCGAATCTGATGGCCAATATTCAGCCCTTTTTTGTGGACGAAGATGGGCTGATGCTGCTGTGTTCCGATGGTCTCAGCGATAACGATCTGGTGGATTATCTCTGGGATAGTCTGCTGCTACCGGTGGTAACGGAGGGGCGCGATCTCCAGGAAGCCTGTGGCCAGGTGGTGCAGATGGCCAATACCGCCAATGGCCATGACAATGTCACCGTGGCCCTGGTGCATTATCAAATCACGGCCCCACCCCTACCCCCCACGGCTGATCTATTGGCCCTGTTAACCTCCGCCGATATTGCTCCCTCGGAACCTTTAACAGAACCCATGCAAGGGCGAGGTTTGGGTCATGAACCGGAGAATGACGAGGATACAATCCATCTAAGGTACGATCCTGCGATCGATCCCCCAGCCCCGACCCAGCCCAGTGCGGTCACTACAGGTTTATCAGCGCCCCCAGAGCGATCGATCCGGCCCTCACCCGTGGTCATTGCTTGGGCGTTAATGGTGGTGACGATCGTGGCAGCGTTAGTCGGCTCTTGGCTCTGGTCTCCGTCGTTTAATCTCAATAACAACGGTACGGACTCCAACCCCTCTCCCCTCACGCCCACCCCAGAACCCAGCCCAGGGGAGAGCCTCATGAACCCCAACCCTGAGCTAACTCCGACTGGCACCCCGGAGACCGGGACTCTGGAGAACCCCAGCGAACCCGTTGTTCCTCCTAACTAA
- a CDS encoding M15 family metallopeptidase, with product MQSTEPPEDIPVAMRDTPVKPQAPSPYRLVWVVSGAIGAIALTILSVTLWILSHPPSPSPGANAGETPVAGSSGAIADPNTDPNTNPNTNPNTDPLDPSSTSAETPDSSDPTTLLGHRPYAEAPPETLVPVLADGSLKLREAAARAWFALEEDAQKAGVSLMVLSAFRSHADQEYLFFEVKRQRGQDATTRAEVSAPPGYSEHHTGYALDIGDSSSPETYLNPDFENTAAFRWLKDNASFYGFELSFPPDNEQGISYEPWHWRFVGDQDSLETFYREDVAVPTVSPTP from the coding sequence ATGCAGTCCACTGAACCCCCCGAAGATATCCCTGTGGCAATGCGTGATACCCCTGTTAAGCCTCAGGCTCCCTCTCCCTACCGGTTGGTGTGGGTAGTGAGTGGTGCCATTGGGGCGATCGCCCTCACGATCCTCAGCGTGACCCTCTGGATCCTTAGTCATCCCCCTAGCCCTAGCCCTGGAGCCAATGCTGGGGAAACCCCCGTTGCGGGGTCATCGGGGGCGATCGCGGATCCCAACACGGATCCCAACACGAATCCCAACACGAATCCCAACACGGACCCCTTAGATCCCTCTAGCACCAGTGCGGAAACCCCTGACTCGTCTGATCCGACTACTCTGTTGGGACACCGCCCCTATGCCGAAGCCCCCCCCGAAACCCTAGTGCCGGTGCTGGCAGATGGCAGTTTAAAATTGCGCGAGGCAGCGGCCCGTGCTTGGTTTGCCTTGGAAGAAGATGCCCAAAAAGCGGGGGTGTCCCTGATGGTGTTGTCGGCCTTTCGATCCCACGCTGACCAGGAATATCTCTTTTTTGAAGTGAAACGGCAGCGGGGCCAAGATGCCACCACCCGCGCTGAAGTGAGTGCGCCTCCCGGCTATAGCGAACACCACACCGGCTATGCCCTAGACATTGGCGACAGCAGCAGCCCGGAGACCTATCTCAACCCGGACTTTGAAAACACGGCAGCGTTTCGGTGGCTGAAGGACAATGCCAGTTTCTATGGCTTTGAATTATCCTTTCCCCCGGACAATGAGCAGGGTATTAGCTATGAACCTTGGCATTGGCGCTTTGTGGGGGATCAAGATAGTTTAGAGACTTTCTATCGAGAAGATGTAGCGGTGCCCACCGTATCACCCACGCCATAG